The following coding sequences lie in one Myxococcus xanthus genomic window:
- a CDS encoding tetratricopeptide repeat protein, which yields MSERNDVPRTTVPVAPLPVSGAPASPNAPVTETQAQAAPTAPAAAANTRAEDEARERIASLEREAKALSTTEPHTAALLFHEVGLLWEEPLKNPRNAAVAFQNAYKLAPRYLVNIRAARRLFADVGNWQMVLQLMDAELAATDDARHQAALLFEKGIILQERLSRDEESAACLKQCLERRPTDVVVLTQLESVYAARNDAPALVEVYRLIAATVQQPSLRAHYLTAAGLLLEERLKQKEGAAALFREAFALDRSDLQLLAAMKRLAEREGRVDELLAALGAEAAALGAQAAPAYLQIAKVYERNDRKDDALAALLAARQVSPNEPLVLSELAGIYETQGRFEELSDVLLARVGSLNDESELVATNLRLAALYEEVLKRESDAAARYQAIVARIPGHAAALAGLGKLYYRMQDWERLVAVFDAEVAAAEDAKQKAARMYKAAEILEERLGRQEDAISRYNACLQLQPGYLPAQKALTRLYERQGRFAELVAMYEQDLLQTSDRDQLITTLNKMAVVYEDRLGDLDHAIECMKRILDLASDHLPTIRNLARLHERASRFRELLETHDLEASLAGDTKQVLSLLHRNAEILDENLKDRAGAISAYERVLALSPSYLPALKALGRLYAQDGRWEKLVDMYRAESESSASTEQAAALIYKIGELYEQRLNQDNEAIASYNEALMLAPSYFPALRALARIYRAQAAWESLVEVLRAEAANRTDPLERANALYQAAAIWEEQLLRPELAIDTYQEVLRLTPAHAATLRALERLYLAQDNVKELVGILDRETQVGSTSAAKVTAYLKLARLYLDRFQEPSRAAQCCEAVLALDAGNLTALTLLERIRASDRPRRAELRQRIADRVNDPRLATALRLSAAVDLDRSPAEGTLEAYKRAFEADPGDARLAFVLERGLRQAGDAAGLARLYTMRLASAQDAEEALEMLLRTAELADTRFNDLERAAALYRQALELQSQCLPAIQGARRVALKRGDFTGARAALEAEARVSRDPRGAIEAFIGAAKLAVGRLNDADGATALYRQALEKDPLHAGAQAGLEELLAQRGGSADLAALQERRAEAKLAQRDGLAAATAFVSAARLHHTTLNDRARALALLEKALSAQPGHPEALELRGALLLEAQQYPEAAAMLSQRVQLGGDPRVLAQFHMTLGNLYASHLNDPSRAAAHYQTVLATLPRHLEALERLAGLHTQARNWAGAVDCLHKLLQQELPPEPRARFTLELARTYDEGLGDAGAATPLYRRALELSPGNPALVDRLVVLYERARNLPELAQLLEAQAAGQLAVEPKRAATLRMRAADLYAGPLSEPARATALYRQVVDGDGTNLQARAVLAELYARDSSSVPMAIEEHRQILRQDPTRVDSLHALFKLWEGLKQLDKAFCAAAALHFLRSANEVELAFYMEARTRLAQEAREALTQTDVDSVLMHPGARGPLLEVLRAMGEHLEKVYPPNFEIVGVNPKADRLKPDSAVYKAIRAVAQVFGVESFEAYQARRGLTVLETTEPMSVCIGQDVVRRFNAREQKFLLGRAALGLLNKTAVLEKLSQGETADLFGSAVRLHAPQFSALGRRNDESVKQLKRAFPRKALKALEIPAMSLGDAQKVDLAPWLEAIDYSADRAGLLMCGDVAVGLGMVLREDPNFAGARLDTPEPMIQAVREGERLRTILAWAFTDDFFRLRQRLGLGL from the coding sequence ATGAGCGAGCGCAACGACGTCCCGAGGACCACTGTTCCCGTGGCCCCCCTGCCTGTGTCTGGCGCGCCCGCGAGCCCGAACGCTCCGGTCACGGAGACGCAGGCCCAGGCCGCGCCCACCGCACCCGCGGCTGCCGCCAACACCCGCGCCGAGGATGAAGCGCGAGAGCGCATCGCATCCCTGGAGCGCGAGGCCAAGGCCCTCAGCACCACGGAGCCCCACACGGCGGCGCTGCTCTTCCACGAGGTGGGCCTGCTCTGGGAGGAGCCGCTCAAGAATCCGCGCAACGCCGCGGTGGCGTTCCAGAACGCGTACAAGCTGGCGCCGCGCTACCTCGTCAACATCCGCGCCGCCCGCCGGCTCTTCGCGGACGTGGGCAACTGGCAGATGGTGCTCCAGTTGATGGACGCGGAGCTGGCGGCCACCGACGACGCGCGCCACCAGGCCGCGCTGCTCTTCGAGAAGGGCATCATCCTCCAGGAGCGCCTGTCGCGGGACGAGGAGTCCGCCGCGTGCCTGAAGCAGTGCCTGGAGCGCCGGCCCACGGACGTCGTCGTCCTCACCCAGCTCGAGTCCGTCTACGCCGCTCGCAATGACGCGCCCGCGCTGGTGGAGGTGTACCGGCTGATCGCCGCCACCGTGCAGCAGCCTTCGCTGCGCGCGCACTACCTCACCGCCGCGGGCCTGCTGCTGGAAGAGCGGCTGAAGCAGAAGGAAGGCGCCGCGGCCCTGTTCCGCGAGGCCTTCGCGCTGGACCGGTCGGACCTCCAGCTCCTGGCGGCCATGAAGCGGCTGGCCGAGCGCGAGGGGCGCGTGGATGAGCTGCTCGCCGCGCTGGGTGCGGAGGCGGCCGCGTTGGGCGCGCAGGCGGCGCCCGCGTATCTGCAGATCGCCAAGGTCTACGAACGCAACGACCGCAAGGACGACGCGCTGGCCGCGCTGCTCGCCGCGCGGCAGGTGTCCCCCAACGAGCCGCTGGTGCTGAGCGAGCTGGCCGGCATCTACGAGACGCAAGGCCGCTTCGAGGAGCTGTCGGACGTGCTGCTGGCGCGCGTGGGCTCGCTCAACGACGAGAGCGAGCTGGTGGCCACCAACCTCCGGCTGGCGGCGCTGTACGAGGAGGTCCTCAAGCGCGAGTCGGACGCGGCGGCGCGGTATCAGGCCATCGTCGCCCGCATCCCCGGCCACGCGGCCGCGCTGGCGGGCCTGGGCAAGCTCTACTACCGCATGCAGGACTGGGAGCGGCTGGTCGCCGTCTTCGACGCGGAGGTCGCCGCCGCCGAGGACGCGAAGCAGAAGGCCGCGCGCATGTACAAGGCGGCCGAAATCCTGGAGGAGCGGCTGGGACGGCAGGAGGACGCCATCTCCCGCTACAACGCCTGCCTCCAGTTGCAGCCGGGCTACCTCCCCGCGCAGAAGGCCCTCACGCGCCTCTACGAGCGCCAGGGCCGCTTCGCGGAGCTGGTGGCGATGTACGAGCAGGACCTGCTCCAGACGAGCGACCGGGATCAGCTCATCACCACGTTGAACAAGATGGCGGTGGTGTACGAGGACCGCCTGGGCGACCTGGACCACGCCATCGAGTGCATGAAGCGCATCCTCGACCTGGCGTCCGACCACCTGCCCACCATCCGCAACCTCGCGCGGCTCCACGAGCGGGCCAGCCGCTTCCGCGAGCTGCTGGAGACGCACGACCTGGAGGCGTCGCTCGCGGGTGACACCAAGCAGGTGCTGTCGCTGCTGCACCGCAACGCGGAGATTCTCGACGAGAACCTCAAGGACCGCGCGGGCGCCATCTCCGCGTATGAGCGCGTGCTGGCGCTGTCCCCGTCCTACCTCCCCGCGCTCAAGGCGCTGGGCCGGCTGTACGCGCAGGATGGCCGGTGGGAGAAGCTGGTGGACATGTACCGGGCGGAGTCGGAGAGCTCCGCCTCCACCGAGCAGGCCGCCGCGCTCATCTACAAGATTGGCGAGTTGTACGAGCAGCGGCTGAACCAGGACAACGAGGCCATCGCTTCGTACAACGAGGCGCTGATGCTGGCGCCCAGCTACTTCCCGGCGCTGCGCGCGCTGGCCCGCATCTACCGCGCGCAGGCCGCGTGGGAGAGCCTGGTGGAGGTGCTGCGCGCCGAGGCCGCCAACCGCACCGACCCGCTGGAGCGCGCCAACGCCCTGTATCAGGCGGCGGCCATCTGGGAGGAGCAGCTCCTTCGGCCCGAGCTGGCCATCGACACGTATCAAGAGGTGCTGCGCCTGACGCCGGCCCATGCCGCCACGCTTCGCGCGCTGGAGCGGCTGTACCTGGCGCAAGACAACGTGAAGGAGCTGGTCGGCATCCTGGACCGCGAGACGCAGGTGGGCAGCACGTCCGCGGCCAAGGTGACGGCGTACCTGAAGCTGGCGCGGCTGTACCTGGACCGATTCCAGGAGCCCTCACGCGCGGCCCAGTGCTGCGAGGCCGTGCTGGCGCTGGACGCCGGCAACCTCACCGCCCTCACGCTGCTGGAGCGCATCCGCGCCTCGGACCGGCCGCGCCGCGCCGAGCTGCGCCAGCGCATCGCCGACCGTGTGAATGACCCGCGGCTGGCCACGGCCCTCCGCCTGTCCGCCGCGGTGGACCTGGACCGCAGCCCCGCCGAGGGCACGCTGGAGGCCTACAAGCGCGCATTCGAGGCCGACCCGGGCGATGCGCGGCTGGCCTTCGTGCTGGAGCGCGGCCTGCGACAGGCGGGTGACGCCGCGGGACTGGCGCGCCTGTACACCATGCGGCTCGCGTCCGCGCAGGACGCCGAAGAGGCCCTGGAGATGCTGCTGCGCACCGCCGAGCTGGCGGACACGCGCTTCAACGACTTGGAGCGGGCGGCGGCGCTGTACCGGCAGGCCCTGGAGCTCCAGTCGCAGTGCCTGCCCGCGATTCAGGGAGCTCGCCGCGTGGCCTTGAAGCGGGGCGACTTCACGGGAGCCCGCGCCGCCCTGGAGGCCGAGGCCCGAGTGTCGCGCGATCCGCGTGGCGCCATCGAGGCGTTCATCGGCGCGGCGAAGCTGGCCGTGGGCCGGCTGAATGACGCGGACGGCGCCACGGCGCTGTACCGGCAGGCGCTGGAGAAGGATCCGCTGCACGCGGGCGCGCAGGCGGGCCTGGAGGAGCTGCTGGCGCAGCGCGGTGGCTCCGCGGACCTGGCGGCCCTGCAGGAGCGGCGCGCCGAGGCGAAGCTGGCGCAGCGGGACGGACTGGCGGCGGCCACGGCGTTCGTCAGCGCGGCGCGGCTGCACCACACCACGCTGAATGACCGCGCGCGGGCGCTGGCCCTGCTGGAGAAGGCACTGTCCGCGCAGCCGGGACACCCGGAGGCGCTGGAGCTGCGTGGCGCGCTGTTGCTGGAGGCGCAGCAGTACCCCGAGGCCGCGGCCATGCTGAGCCAGCGCGTGCAACTGGGTGGCGACCCACGCGTCCTGGCGCAGTTCCACATGACGCTGGGGAACCTGTACGCGTCGCACCTCAATGACCCGAGCCGGGCCGCGGCGCACTACCAGACGGTGCTGGCCACCCTGCCCCGTCACCTGGAGGCGCTGGAGCGCCTGGCCGGGCTTCACACGCAGGCGCGCAACTGGGCGGGCGCGGTGGACTGCCTGCACAAGCTGCTCCAGCAGGAGCTGCCGCCGGAGCCGCGGGCCCGCTTCACGCTGGAACTGGCGCGTACGTATGACGAAGGGCTGGGCGACGCGGGCGCGGCCACCCCGCTCTACCGCCGCGCGCTGGAGCTGTCTCCGGGCAACCCCGCCCTGGTGGACCGGCTGGTGGTCCTCTACGAGCGCGCTCGCAATCTGCCGGAGCTGGCGCAGTTGCTGGAGGCCCAGGCCGCGGGCCAGTTGGCCGTGGAGCCCAAGCGCGCCGCGACGCTGCGGATGCGGGCCGCGGACCTGTACGCGGGTCCGCTGTCCGAGCCCGCTCGCGCCACCGCGCTGTACCGGCAGGTGGTGGATGGTGATGGCACGAACCTCCAGGCCCGCGCGGTGCTCGCGGAGCTGTACGCGCGGGACTCGTCATCGGTGCCGATGGCCATCGAGGAGCACCGGCAGATTCTCCGGCAGGACCCGACGCGAGTGGACAGCCTGCACGCGCTGTTCAAGCTCTGGGAGGGCCTGAAGCAGCTCGACAAGGCGTTCTGCGCGGCGGCGGCGCTGCACTTCCTGCGCTCCGCCAACGAGGTGGAGCTGGCCTTCTACATGGAGGCCCGCACGAGGCTGGCGCAGGAGGCGCGCGAGGCGCTCACGCAGACGGACGTGGACTCGGTGCTGATGCACCCGGGGGCCCGGGGCCCGCTGCTCGAGGTGCTGCGCGCGATGGGCGAGCACCTGGAGAAGGTGTACCCGCCCAACTTCGAAATCGTGGGCGTCAATCCGAAGGCGGACCGGCTCAAGCCGGACTCGGCCGTGTACAAGGCCATCCGCGCCGTGGCGCAGGTGTTCGGCGTGGAGAGCTTCGAGGCCTACCAGGCGCGGCGCGGGCTGACGGTGCTGGAGACCACGGAGCCCATGTCGGTGTGCATTGGCCAGGACGTGGTGCGGCGCTTCAACGCGCGCGAGCAGAAGTTCCTCCTGGGCCGCGCGGCGCTGGGGCTGCTCAACAAGACCGCGGTGCTGGAGAAGCTGTCACAGGGCGAAACGGCGGACCTCTTCGGCAGCGCCGTCCGCCTGCACGCGCCGCAATTCAGCGCGCTGGGCCGGCGCAACGACGAGTCGGTGAAGCAGCTCAAGCGGGCCTTCCCGCGCAAGGCGCTCAAGGCGCTGGAGATTCCGGCGATGTCGCTGGGCGACGCGCAGAAGGTGGACCTGGCGCCCTGGCTGGAGGCCATCGACTACTCGGCGGACCGCGCGGGCCTGCTGATGTGCGGCGACGTGGCGGTGGGCCTGGGCATGGTGCTGCGCGAGGACCCGAACTTCGCGGGTGCCCGGCTGGATACGCCCGAGCCCATGATCCAGGCCGTGCGCGAAGGCGAGCGCCTGCGCACGATTCTGGCGTGGGCCTTCACGGACGACTTCTTCCGGCTGCGCCAGCGGTTGGGACTGGGGCTGTAG
- a CDS encoding M13 family metallopeptidase — translation MTHPHRRFPGARHVLVSACTTALLTSCASSTSAEKTEPPAPVATAPAEAPASKPKPTYGTFGFDTHGMDRDIVPGNDFYGFANGTWAKRTEIPPDRSSYNMFTTLAEQADQRNRELIEAQRQAPEGSEARKVGDIFASFMDEAAIEAKGVAPLKPELERIAAIGQRKQLATVLGATLRADVDALNMGDVTTDRLFGLWVAEDLNEPSRYAPYLLQGGLWLPDRDYYLADNPRFTELRKRYQAHIAAMLKLAGFDDVETRAGRVFALERKMAQAHVSQVDTRDISKANNPWPRAEFMKRAPGLAWKEFFDAAGLGTQEQVIVWQPSALTALSKLAQSEPLQAWKDYLAFHAVARAAPYLSKSFVDESFAFNGKTLSGTPAQKERWKRGVDATNLSMGEAVGKLYVAKYFPPEVKAEAEAMVRNIITAFEKRIDALTWMSPDTRTRAKEKVGTLQASIGHPEKWRDYSGLDIVAGDAYGNAERAVRFEYQRNVAKLGQPVDRKEWYMVPQLVNALNSPQQNSIIFPAAILQPPFFDANADPAVNYGGIGAVIGHEIVHSFDDVGAKFDARGKLENWWTKEDEAKFQAAGKALAAQYNAYRPLPDLSVNGELTLGENIADMAGVAVAYDAYQLSLGGKPAPVIDGYTGDQRFFLGFGQVWRANYREPYLRRIIMTDGHAPGPYRTATVRNLDAWYGAFDVKPGQTLFLTPEQRVRIW, via the coding sequence TTGACACATCCCCATCGACGTTTCCCCGGCGCCAGGCATGTGCTGGTCTCCGCGTGCACCACTGCGCTGCTCACCTCCTGTGCGTCTTCCACCTCCGCGGAGAAAACAGAACCGCCCGCGCCTGTCGCCACGGCGCCCGCCGAGGCGCCCGCGTCCAAGCCGAAGCCCACGTATGGGACGTTCGGCTTCGACACCCACGGCATGGACCGCGACATCGTGCCGGGCAACGACTTCTACGGCTTCGCCAACGGCACCTGGGCGAAGCGGACGGAGATTCCGCCGGACCGCTCCAGCTACAACATGTTCACCACGCTGGCGGAGCAGGCGGACCAGCGCAACCGCGAGCTCATCGAGGCGCAGCGCCAGGCCCCCGAGGGCAGCGAAGCCCGGAAGGTGGGCGACATCTTCGCCAGCTTCATGGATGAGGCGGCCATCGAGGCCAAGGGCGTGGCGCCGCTCAAGCCGGAGTTGGAGCGCATCGCCGCCATCGGGCAGCGCAAGCAGCTGGCCACGGTGCTGGGCGCCACCCTCCGCGCGGACGTGGACGCGCTCAACATGGGCGACGTCACCACGGACCGGCTCTTCGGCCTCTGGGTGGCCGAGGACCTGAACGAGCCGTCGCGCTACGCCCCCTACCTGCTGCAAGGCGGCCTGTGGCTGCCGGACCGGGACTACTACCTGGCCGACAACCCGCGCTTCACCGAGCTGCGCAAGCGCTACCAGGCCCACATCGCGGCCATGCTGAAGCTGGCCGGCTTCGATGACGTGGAGACCCGCGCGGGTCGCGTCTTCGCCCTGGAGCGGAAGATGGCCCAGGCGCACGTGTCGCAGGTCGACACGCGGGACATCTCCAAGGCGAACAACCCCTGGCCGCGCGCGGAGTTCATGAAGCGCGCGCCTGGCCTCGCCTGGAAGGAGTTCTTCGACGCCGCGGGCCTGGGCACGCAGGAGCAGGTCATCGTCTGGCAGCCGAGCGCGCTGACGGCCCTGTCGAAGCTCGCCCAGAGCGAGCCCCTGCAGGCGTGGAAGGACTACCTGGCCTTCCATGCGGTGGCCCGCGCGGCCCCGTACCTGTCCAAGTCCTTCGTCGACGAGAGCTTCGCCTTCAACGGCAAGACGCTGAGCGGAACGCCCGCCCAGAAGGAGCGCTGGAAGCGTGGCGTGGACGCCACCAACCTCTCCATGGGCGAGGCGGTGGGCAAGCTCTACGTGGCGAAGTATTTCCCGCCGGAGGTGAAGGCGGAAGCGGAGGCCATGGTCCGCAACATCATCACCGCGTTCGAGAAGCGCATCGACGCGCTGACGTGGATGTCGCCCGACACGCGGACCCGCGCCAAGGAGAAGGTGGGCACGCTCCAGGCGAGCATCGGTCACCCGGAGAAGTGGCGTGACTACTCGGGGCTCGACATCGTGGCCGGTGACGCCTACGGCAACGCCGAGCGCGCCGTCCGCTTCGAGTACCAGCGCAACGTCGCCAAGCTGGGCCAGCCCGTGGACCGGAAGGAGTGGTACATGGTCCCGCAGCTGGTGAACGCGCTGAACTCACCGCAGCAGAACTCCATCATCTTCCCGGCCGCCATCCTGCAGCCGCCCTTCTTCGACGCGAACGCGGACCCGGCCGTCAACTACGGCGGCATCGGCGCGGTCATCGGTCACGAAATCGTCCACAGCTTCGACGACGTGGGCGCCAAGTTCGACGCGCGCGGCAAGCTGGAGAACTGGTGGACGAAGGAGGACGAAGCGAAGTTCCAGGCCGCGGGGAAGGCCCTGGCGGCCCAGTACAACGCCTACCGCCCGCTGCCAGACCTGTCTGTGAATGGCGAGCTGACGCTGGGTGAGAACATCGCGGACATGGCGGGGGTGGCGGTGGCCTATGACGCCTACCAGCTCTCCCTGGGCGGCAAGCCCGCGCCTGTCATCGACGGCTACACCGGCGACCAGCGCTTCTTTCTTGGCTTCGGTCAGGTGTGGCGCGCCAACTACCGCGAGCCGTACCTGCGCCGCATCATCATGACGGACGGCCACGCGCCGGGCCCGTACCGCACCGCCACCGTGCGCAACCTCGATGCCTGGTATGGCGCGTTCGATGTCAAGCCCGGGCAGACGCTGTTCCTGACGCCCGAGCAGCGCGTCCGCATCTGGTAA
- a CDS encoding aromatic ring-hydroxylating oxygenase subunit alpha, whose translation MNEATGSKHAEQWAAHWYAVARSPALGKGRPLGIQRLGRRLVLWRDAAGEAHCADAACPHRGADLGLGRVQQGALECPYHGFRYGGGGACLAMPCEGPDAKPSRGLALRMHPVREAHGFIWAWLGGRAPASLPALPWLADAPEPDSSSAAVEEVWNARFTRVMEGTPACLAQVR comes from the coding sequence ATGAACGAGGCGACAGGCTCGAAGCACGCCGAACAGTGGGCGGCGCATTGGTACGCGGTGGCGCGGTCACCGGCGCTCGGGAAGGGACGGCCCTTGGGAATCCAGCGCCTGGGGCGGCGGCTCGTGCTCTGGCGGGACGCCGCGGGCGAGGCCCACTGCGCGGATGCGGCCTGTCCCCACCGGGGCGCGGACCTCGGGCTCGGACGCGTGCAGCAGGGGGCGCTCGAATGCCCCTACCACGGCTTCCGTTATGGCGGTGGCGGCGCCTGTCTGGCCATGCCCTGTGAGGGGCCTGACGCGAAGCCCTCGCGAGGCCTCGCGCTGCGCATGCATCCGGTGCGAGAGGCGCATGGGTTCATCTGGGCGTGGCTGGGGGGTAGGGCGCCCGCGTCCCTTCCCGCGCTGCCCTGGCTCGCGGACGCGCCGGAACCTGATTCGAGCAGCGCCGCGGTGGAGGAGGTCTGGAACGCACGCTTCACCCGGGTCATGGAGGGGACTCCAGCCTGCCTCGCTCAGGTGCGCTGA
- a CDS encoding competence/damage-inducible protein A, with translation MERTGAAAVIIGNEVLTAKVHDLNGPHLIKRLREVGIPLHSVETVLDDVDAIVDAVARARRKARYVFTSGGIGPTHDDVTVRAVALAMGRKVVRLQEMLDLIMSRATEERPVTAEGLRLADAPEGAVLLPQADMWFPVLTVEDIFLLPGVPQLFRMQLETVLARLSGSPVAVSCLYLRLGESDIAAVLDRVALDMPHVAIGSYPEFDTDKDYRVKVTVESAQRGPVDDALSRILTGLPEGAVVRRE, from the coding sequence ATGGAGCGGACCGGCGCAGCGGCAGTCATCATCGGCAACGAGGTCTTGACGGCGAAGGTCCATGACCTGAACGGGCCGCACCTCATCAAGCGCCTGCGCGAGGTGGGCATCCCGCTGCACTCGGTGGAGACGGTCCTCGACGACGTGGACGCCATCGTGGACGCCGTGGCCCGGGCCCGGCGCAAGGCGCGCTACGTCTTCACCAGCGGCGGCATCGGCCCCACCCATGACGACGTCACCGTGCGCGCGGTGGCCCTGGCCATGGGACGGAAGGTGGTTCGGCTGCAGGAGATGCTGGACCTCATCATGTCCCGCGCCACCGAGGAGCGGCCGGTGACGGCGGAAGGACTGCGGCTCGCCGATGCCCCGGAGGGCGCCGTGCTGCTTCCCCAGGCAGACATGTGGTTCCCCGTGCTCACGGTGGAGGACATCTTCCTGCTGCCCGGTGTTCCGCAGTTGTTCCGGATGCAGTTGGAGACGGTGCTCGCGCGGCTGAGCGGGTCGCCCGTGGCCGTGAGCTGCCTCTACCTCCGGCTGGGCGAAAGCGACATCGCCGCCGTGCTGGACCGGGTGGCGCTCGACATGCCGCACGTGGCCATCGGCTCCTACCCGGAGTTCGACACGGACAAGGACTACCGGGTGAAGGTGACGGTGGAGTCCGCCCAGCGCGGGCCCGTGGATGACGCCCTGTCGCGCATCCTCACGGGCCTGCCGGAAGGCGCGGTGGTGCGGCGGGAGTAG
- a CDS encoding TetR/AcrR family transcriptional regulator, with amino-acid sequence MPRPRASRLDPERRQTLLAVAAEEFAEHGFDGASYNRILERAGFSKGVAYYYFEGKDDLYAAVLALTLDTLAQRFGAWQRPADADGFWHTLRERYFALTTHIVNDERSARLLRSMSQARTHPKLQEAWLRFEGPLVAWFQRVLADGRALGAVRGDVPESLLLTSLMGIGQATDGWLLEQWAHSGVPALQRGAEQVFSLFEDLLVPRPVGPPPAKRR; translated from the coding sequence ATGCCCCGTCCCCGCGCCAGCAGGCTCGACCCCGAGCGCAGACAGACACTCCTCGCCGTGGCCGCGGAGGAGTTCGCGGAGCACGGCTTCGATGGGGCCTCCTACAACCGCATCCTGGAGCGCGCGGGCTTCTCGAAGGGGGTCGCGTACTACTACTTCGAGGGCAAGGACGACCTTTATGCCGCCGTGCTGGCCCTCACGTTGGACACGCTGGCGCAGCGCTTCGGGGCCTGGCAGCGTCCCGCGGACGCGGACGGCTTCTGGCACACCCTGCGTGAGCGTTACTTCGCGCTGACGACGCACATCGTGAACGACGAGCGCTCGGCCCGGCTTCTCCGAAGCATGTCGCAGGCGCGCACTCACCCGAAGCTGCAGGAGGCGTGGCTGCGCTTCGAAGGGCCGCTGGTGGCGTGGTTCCAGCGCGTCCTCGCGGACGGGCGCGCGCTCGGCGCGGTGCGTGGCGATGTGCCGGAGTCCCTGCTGCTGACGTCCCTCATGGGCATCGGACAGGCCACGGATGGGTGGCTGCTCGAACAGTGGGCGCACAGCGGAGTGCCGGCGCTCCAACGCGGGGCGGAGCAGGTGTTCTCCCTCTTCGAGGACCTGCTGGTCCCCAGGCCCGTGGGCCCGCCTCCCGCGAAGCGGCGCTGA
- a CDS encoding DUF4136 domain-containing protein, with product MRLLFRITPVLLGLALAACSGIRVNTNYDPTAVERIEDFRRYAWLPQPQGKDARVYNDIVDVRVRMAVDQELKARGYQKVDMNEDPDFFVGWQGAIDTKLSVDTVDSFYGYPWGPYWSPWSSFYGPYGYPYGMGGPRTYVREYDVGTLILDGVDAREQRLVWRGTAQAELHRDLSPDALQKKINDAVHKLLSRFPPRPEAS from the coding sequence ATGCGGCTGTTGTTCCGAATCACCCCCGTGCTGTTGGGGCTGGCGCTGGCGGCCTGCTCGGGCATCCGCGTCAACACCAACTACGACCCCACGGCCGTCGAGCGCATCGAAGACTTCCGCCGGTACGCCTGGCTGCCGCAGCCCCAGGGCAAGGACGCCCGCGTCTACAACGACATCGTCGACGTGCGCGTGCGCATGGCGGTGGACCAGGAGCTGAAGGCTCGCGGCTACCAGAAGGTGGACATGAACGAGGACCCGGACTTTTTCGTGGGGTGGCAGGGCGCCATCGACACCAAGTTGTCTGTCGACACGGTGGACTCCTTCTATGGCTACCCCTGGGGCCCCTACTGGAGCCCCTGGAGTTCCTTCTACGGGCCCTACGGCTATCCGTACGGCATGGGCGGCCCGCGCACCTATGTCCGCGAATACGACGTAGGCACGCTCATCCTCGACGGCGTGGATGCCCGGGAGCAGCGGTTGGTCTGGCGTGGCACGGCCCAGGCGGAGCTCCACCGCGACCTGTCACCCGATGCACTCCAGAAGAAGATCAACGACGCCGTGCACAAGCTGCTGTCGCGCTTCCCGCCCCGCCCGGAAGCGTCCTGA
- a CDS encoding MFS transporter encodes MPRNVQRRVRALVFVTVFLDLVGFGLIIPLLPFYVESMGGTATTAGVLLALFSFAQLVASPVLGRLSDRVGRRPVILLSLLGNAISMALFAYSTHVQWLPWLFASRLLAGATAGNLAACQAAVADVTDERGRAAGMGLVGAGIGLGMVLGPVIGSLLHVHGAWAPPLAGAVMAAAAMLGVLFFFPETHRPQAERHEEQGRPRVRLADVLARPGLGAVLALTFLVFIGMTNLQVSLGLLAQARFGWGELEIGRLFALMGLVTFVLQAFVIGWLTRRVRDTTLVLVGAACMGTGLTCIAAASHGAMLVLAMVLVGSGTGLLQPLMASLASGFAGRELRGGVLGVVQSAGGLARVVGPVWSGFLYSRLGPGAPFTSGAVAAGVALLVGASLLRRRVPDAPPPSSLKV; translated from the coding sequence GTGCCCCGGAACGTGCAGCGACGGGTACGGGCGCTCGTCTTCGTCACGGTGTTCCTGGACCTGGTGGGCTTCGGCCTCATCATCCCGTTGCTGCCGTTCTACGTGGAGTCCATGGGCGGGACGGCCACGACGGCGGGGGTGCTGCTGGCGTTGTTCTCCTTCGCGCAGCTCGTCGCCTCGCCGGTGCTGGGGCGGCTGTCGGACCGGGTGGGGCGCCGCCCCGTCATCCTGCTGAGCCTGCTGGGCAACGCGATCTCCATGGCCCTGTTCGCGTACTCCACCCACGTCCAATGGCTGCCGTGGTTGTTCGCGTCGCGGCTGCTCGCGGGAGCCACCGCGGGCAACCTGGCGGCGTGTCAGGCGGCGGTGGCGGACGTCACGGACGAGCGTGGGCGGGCGGCGGGCATGGGGCTCGTCGGCGCGGGCATTGGCCTGGGCATGGTGCTGGGGCCCGTCATCGGCAGCCTCCTCCATGTGCATGGCGCCTGGGCGCCACCGCTGGCGGGCGCGGTGATGGCGGCGGCGGCGATGCTGGGCGTGCTCTTCTTCTTTCCGGAGACGCACCGACCGCAGGCGGAGCGGCACGAGGAGCAAGGCCGTCCCCGGGTGCGGCTGGCCGACGTCCTGGCTCGGCCCGGGTTGGGCGCGGTGCTGGCTTTGACGTTCCTGGTGTTCATCGGGATGACGAACCTCCAGGTGTCGCTGGGGCTGTTGGCCCAGGCGCGGTTCGGCTGGGGCGAGCTGGAGATCGGGCGGCTCTTCGCGTTGATGGGCCTCGTCACCTTCGTGCTTCAGGCCTTCGTCATTGGTTGGCTGACGCGCCGGGTCCGGGACACGACGTTGGTGCTGGTGGGCGCCGCGTGCATGGGGACCGGGCTCACGTGCATCGCCGCCGCGAGCCACGGTGCCATGTTGGTGCTGGCCATGGTGCTGGTCGGCTCGGGGACGGGCCTGTTGCAGCCGCTGATGGCCAGCCTGGCCTCCGGGTTCGCGGGGCGCGAGCTGCGTGGCGGGGTGCTGGGCGTGGTGCAGTCGGCGGGCGGGCTCGCGCGCGTGGTGGGGCCGGTGTGGAGCGGCTTCCTCTACTCACGGCTGGGGCCTGGTGCGCCCTTCACCAGTGGGGCGGTGGCGGCGGGCGTCGCGCTGTTGGTGGGGGCTTCGCTCCTGCGGCGGCGCGTTCCGGACGCGCCGCCGCCGTCGAGCTTGAAGGTCTGA